A portion of the Eulemur rufifrons isolate Redbay chromosome 30, OSU_ERuf_1, whole genome shotgun sequence genome contains these proteins:
- the SLC25A6 gene encoding ADP/ATP translocase 3, with the protein MTEQAISFAKDFLAGGIAAAISKTAVAPIERVKLLLQVQHASKQIAADKQYKGIVDCIVRIPKEQGVLSFWRGNLANVIRYFPTQALNFAFKDKYKQIFLGGVDKHTQFWRYFAGNLASGGAAGATSLCFVYPLDFARTRLAADVGKSGTEREFKGLGDCLVKITKSDGIRGLYQGFNVSVQGIIIYRAAYFGVYDTAKGMLPDPKNTHIVVSWMIAQTVTAVAGVVSYPFDTVRRRMMMQSGRKGADIMYRGTLDCWRKIFRDEGGKAFFKGAWSNVLRGMGGAFVLVLYDELKKVI; encoded by the exons ATGACGGAACAGGCCATCTCCTTCGCCAAGGACTTCCTGGCCGGGGGCATCGCCGCCGCCATCTCCAAGACGGCCGTGGCCCCGATCGAGAGGGTCAAGCTGCTGCTGCAG GTGCAACACGCCAGCAAGCAGATCGCGGCCGACAAGCAGTACAAGGGCATCGTGGACTGCATCGTGCGCATCCCCAAGGAGCAGGGCGTGCTGTCCTTCTGGAGGGGCAACCTGGCCAACGTGATCCGCTACTTCCCCACGCAAGCCCTCAACTTCGCCTTCAAGGATAAGTACAAGCAGATCTTCCTGGGGGGCGTGGACAAGCACACGCAGTTCTGGAGGTATTTTGCCGGCAACCTGGCGTCCGGAGGGGCGGCCGGGGCCACGTCCCTCTGCTTCGTGTACCCGCTGGATTTCGCCAGGACCCGCCTGGCTGCCGACGTGGGCAAGTCGGGCACCGAGCGGGAGTTCAAGGGCCTGGGAGACTGTCTGGTGAAGATCACCAAGTCCGACGGCATCCGGGGCCTGTATCAGGGCTTCAACGTGTCCGTGCAGGGCATCATCATCTACCGGGCGGCCTACTTCGGCGTCTACGACACGGCTAAAG GCATGCTTCCGGACCCCAAGAACACGCACATCGTGGTGAGCTGGATGATAGCCCAGACCGTGACGGCCGTGGCCGGCGTGGTCTCCTACCCCTTCGACACCGTGCGGCGGCGGATGATGATGCAGTCTGGGCGCAAAGGAG ctGACATCATGTACAGGGGGACCCTGGACTGCTGGAGGAAGATCTTCAGAGACGAAGGTGGCAAAGCCTTCTTCAAGGGCGCCTGGTCCAATGTCCTCAGGGGCATGGGGGGCGCCTTCGTGCTGGTCTTGTACGACGAGCTTAAGAAAGTCATCTAA